Proteins from one Natrinema salinisoli genomic window:
- a CDS encoding undecaprenyl diphosphate synthase family protein, with protein MGLYERYLALRIRRHEADPPDHVALVITERDLLEQGAYETLTRFFGWAVEYASQITVYVSVLDAAAVPPLQRELETIDAPRPVAVRGPEDKARADAPIRIGIGLGGKHEFTSAVRTLAERVDAGDLDPDEIDDEHVEDHLVFPSEPDLVIKTGAERLSDFMIWQSVYSELYFTDVNWRDFRKRDFLRAVREYCNRSRRYGR; from the coding sequence GTGGGACTGTACGAACGGTATCTGGCCCTCCGAATCCGCCGTCACGAGGCCGACCCGCCCGATCACGTCGCACTCGTGATTACCGAGCGCGACCTGTTGGAACAGGGCGCCTACGAGACGCTCACCCGGTTCTTCGGGTGGGCCGTCGAGTACGCCTCACAGATCACGGTGTACGTGAGCGTGCTCGATGCAGCGGCGGTGCCACCCCTCCAGCGCGAACTCGAGACGATCGACGCGCCGCGACCGGTCGCCGTTCGCGGACCGGAGGACAAGGCACGAGCCGACGCACCGATCCGGATCGGGATCGGCCTCGGCGGCAAACACGAGTTCACCAGTGCGGTCCGGACCCTCGCCGAGCGCGTCGATGCGGGCGACCTCGACCCGGACGAGATCGACGACGAGCACGTCGAAGATCACCTCGTCTTCCCGTCGGAGCCGGATCTGGTGATCAAGACCGGCGCGGAACGCCTCTCGGATTTCATGATCTGGCAGTCGGTCTACTCGGAACTGTACTTCACCGACGTGAACTGGCGGGACTTCCGCAAACGGGACTTCCTGCGGGCGGTCCGGGAGTACTGCAATCGATCGCGACGGTACGGTCGCTAG
- the dnaG gene encoding DNA primase DnaG produces MEDTSKYLIHATVTADGVVERSDVVGAIFGQTEGLLGDDLDLRDLRQSGKVGRIDVEIASTGGQSHGQVTIATSLDKVETATLAASLETITRIGPCRADLEVDEIEDVRAAKRKEVVDRAKELLRTGFDDTIMSSEEILAEVRQHVRVEDITEYEGLPAGPRVTDSDAIIVVEGRSDVLTMLKYGIKNAIAVEGTNVPDAVAELTRHRTVTAFLDGDRGGDLILEELAQVGDIDYVAFAPADNSVEDLDHHELFAALRNKVPYETVSELNEPREAVAATDGSTTPAPPPSDPRAASPKTIDEEPEQSDSDSTGAEASAADSRTERTATESGSTATAAEPGGGHTAKAKTERADATDTQSPSRSADEFEGNSAEPDDTASKRQSDSAGDADRGPETVYGHANAIIRDGTDRVRFLDAETEPIDESVASDAYAALESLETVPTTVVLDDILGQRLLDLAADRGVDRIIARSLGQFTKRPTGVQIHAVDDIAERPPNGG; encoded by the coding sequence ATGGAAGACACTTCGAAATACCTCATTCACGCAACCGTTACGGCTGACGGGGTCGTCGAGCGGAGCGACGTCGTCGGCGCGATCTTCGGCCAGACCGAAGGCCTGCTCGGCGACGACCTCGATCTCCGCGATCTCCGCCAGTCCGGAAAAGTCGGCCGTATCGACGTCGAAATCGCAAGCACCGGCGGCCAGTCGCACGGACAGGTCACCATCGCGACCAGCCTCGACAAAGTCGAAACCGCCACCCTCGCCGCCTCCCTCGAGACGATCACCCGGATCGGCCCCTGTCGGGCCGACCTCGAGGTGGACGAGATCGAGGACGTCCGGGCGGCGAAGCGAAAGGAAGTCGTCGACCGCGCCAAGGAACTGCTCCGAACGGGGTTCGACGACACGATCATGTCCTCCGAAGAAATCCTCGCGGAGGTCCGCCAGCACGTCCGCGTCGAGGACATCACCGAGTACGAGGGACTGCCGGCCGGCCCCCGCGTCACGGACAGCGACGCCATCATCGTCGTCGAGGGCCGGTCCGACGTCCTCACCATGCTCAAGTACGGCATCAAGAACGCGATCGCCGTCGAAGGGACGAACGTCCCCGACGCGGTCGCCGAACTGACCCGTCACCGGACGGTGACCGCCTTCCTCGACGGCGACCGCGGCGGCGACCTCATCCTCGAGGAGCTCGCCCAGGTCGGCGATATCGATTACGTCGCCTTCGCCCCCGCCGACAACTCCGTAGAGGATCTGGACCACCACGAGCTGTTCGCCGCGCTTCGCAACAAGGTCCCCTACGAGACCGTCTCGGAGCTGAACGAACCGCGCGAGGCCGTCGCCGCGACGGACGGCAGTACGACGCCGGCACCGCCACCGTCCGATCCCAGAGCCGCCTCCCCCAAGACGATCGACGAGGAACCCGAACAGTCCGACTCGGATTCGACGGGTGCGGAGGCATCGGCCGCCGACTCGAGGACGGAGCGGACGGCGACTGAATCGGGTAGTACGGCCACGGCAGCCGAGCCCGGCGGCGGACACACGGCGAAAGCGAAGACCGAACGAGCGGACGCGACCGACACACAGTCGCCGTCCCGCTCCGCCGACGAGTTCGAAGGGAACTCGGCCGAACCCGACGACACCGCGTCGAAGCGACAGTCCGACTCCGCGGGAGACGCCGATCGTGGTCCCGAAACCGTCTACGGTCACGCAAACGCCATTATCAGAGACGGTACCGACCGCGTTCGGTTCCTCGATGCCGAAACGGAACCGATCGACGAAAGCGTCGCGTCCGACGCCTACGCCGCCCTCGAGTCCCTGGAGACGGTCCCGACGACGGTCGTCCTGGACGATATTCTCGGCCAGCGGCTGCTCGATCTGGCGGCCGATCGCGGCGTCGACCGGATCATCGCCCGGTCACTCGGGCAGTTCACCAAACGGCCGACCGGCGTTCAGATCCACGCGGTCGACGATATCGCCGAGCGACCGCCGAACGGGGGCTGA
- a CDS encoding DUF92 domain-containing protein encodes MTAPVRRAGVFAVLCTLSLAVPLFGPRVGAALAGVVLLGAYVVTDGPVFDLLAYPGDYEDSRLYGLITFVLAGVALGLMATAASMPVAVFVGTILLVGYGNFGEQLLRLRTDDSVVRVAGFCLAAMAAAVVGQVLTHSLVGNAIASVLPTLVFLAASGALLAALLRDVLLRSDDPIVVLSVGLLLWLLAELEPATGAAEVGLALAITVGFGYASYALETASVAGMLTGVLLGLLTIVLGGYSWFVVLLSFFAIGGLSTKFRYDRKQALGVAEDNNGARGSGNVLGNAAVALVAVLGYAASDAGLLPREPELFLFAFAGSIATAMSDTLSSEIGSVFDQPRLITTLEPVDPGTDGGVTWQGELVGIAGASVVAVIAYGLFPEVGLVGAAIIATAGVVGMTVDSLLGATLEGSLLGNQGVNFLATLSGALACAILVLSVTMLG; translated from the coding sequence GTGACTGCACCCGTTCGGCGAGCCGGCGTGTTCGCGGTCCTCTGTACGCTCTCGCTCGCCGTTCCGCTCTTCGGTCCGCGGGTGGGTGCCGCGCTCGCCGGTGTCGTCCTGCTGGGAGCCTACGTCGTCACCGACGGCCCCGTCTTCGACCTCCTCGCGTACCCCGGCGATTACGAAGACTCGCGGCTATACGGCCTCATCACGTTCGTCCTCGCGGGGGTCGCGCTCGGTCTCATGGCGACCGCGGCCTCGATGCCGGTCGCCGTCTTCGTGGGGACGATACTGCTCGTCGGCTACGGCAACTTCGGTGAGCAGCTCCTCCGACTGCGAACGGACGATTCGGTCGTCCGCGTCGCCGGGTTCTGTCTCGCGGCGATGGCGGCCGCCGTCGTCGGACAGGTACTCACCCACTCGCTCGTCGGGAACGCTATCGCGTCGGTACTGCCGACGCTCGTCTTTCTGGCCGCCAGCGGTGCACTTCTCGCCGCACTCCTCCGCGACGTGCTGTTGCGGTCGGACGATCCGATCGTCGTGCTCTCGGTCGGCCTCCTGCTCTGGCTGCTCGCAGAACTCGAGCCGGCCACCGGTGCGGCCGAGGTCGGCCTCGCACTCGCGATCACGGTCGGGTTCGGGTACGCGTCGTACGCCCTCGAGACGGCCTCCGTCGCAGGGATGCTCACTGGGGTGTTGCTGGGGCTGCTGACCATCGTCCTCGGAGGCTACAGCTGGTTCGTCGTCCTGCTCTCGTTTTTCGCCATCGGCGGCCTCTCGACGAAGTTCCGCTACGACCGCAAGCAGGCCCTCGGCGTCGCGGAGGACAACAACGGCGCGCGCGGGAGCGGCAACGTCCTCGGGAACGCCGCCGTCGCGCTCGTTGCAGTACTCGGCTACGCCGCCAGCGATGCCGGACTGCTTCCCCGCGAGCCCGAACTGTTCCTCTTCGCCTTCGCCGGCTCGATCGCGACCGCGATGAGCGACACCCTCTCGAGCGAGATCGGGAGCGTGTTCGATCAACCCCGACTGATCACGACGCTCGAGCCGGTCGATCCCGGGACCGACGGCGGCGTCACCTGGCAGGGCGAACTCGTCGGCATCGCCGGTGCGAGCGTCGTCGCCGTCATCGCGTACGGGCTCTTTCCAGAGGTCGGCCTCGTCGGTGCGGCGATCATCGCCACCGCCGGCGTCGTCGGAATGACCGTCGATAGTCTCCTCGGCGCGACGCTCGAGGGCTCGCTCCTGGGGAATCAGGGTGTGAATTTCCTCGCCACGCTGTCGGGTGCGCTCGCCTGCGCGATACTGGTGCTGTCGGTTACCATGCTGGGCTGA
- a CDS encoding ArsR/SmtB family transcription factor — MARLFPFRSETAVEEGQPRVVDLEGEDADAVFGALSSTTARQIYSRLDDEPGTPSDVADAIDSSIQNVRYHLEKLEDAGLVEVVDTWYSSRGNEMSVYSTTDGPLIVTSDESRATRLKEALSRLIGGIGALAGGSLLVQYTLTRWLGSNGSLSTDGGAQPDGAGDGDGSGSSDGSTTETTEEADDYTVTDVGENDTTSDDDGGSGDALATDQAGDGGNEGVQNASDGGAEAAEAVLETVPPGLLFFLGGLAVLLAVICYWYWYRPAYR, encoded by the coding sequence ATGGCTCGTCTCTTCCCCTTTCGCTCCGAGACGGCCGTCGAAGAGGGCCAGCCGCGCGTCGTCGACCTCGAAGGCGAGGACGCCGACGCGGTGTTCGGCGCGCTCTCGTCGACGACGGCCCGACAGATCTACTCGCGGCTCGACGACGAACCCGGAACCCCCAGCGACGTCGCCGACGCGATCGACTCCTCGATCCAGAACGTCCGCTACCACCTCGAGAAGCTCGAGGACGCGGGGCTCGTCGAGGTCGTCGACACCTGGTACTCCTCCCGGGGCAACGAGATGAGCGTCTATTCGACGACCGACGGACCGCTGATTGTGACGAGCGACGAGTCCCGGGCGACGCGGTTGAAGGAGGCGCTCTCGCGGTTGATCGGGGGGATCGGCGCGCTGGCGGGCGGGAGTCTGCTGGTCCAGTATACCCTCACGCGGTGGCTCGGCTCGAACGGGTCGCTGTCGACGGACGGCGGCGCACAGCCCGACGGTGCGGGAGACGGGGACGGCAGCGGATCCAGCGACGGGTCGACGACCGAAACGACGGAGGAGGCAGACGACTACACGGTCACCGATGTCGGTGAAAACGATACGACGAGCGACGACGATGGGGGCAGCGGGGATGCACTCGCGACCGATCAGGCCGGAGACGGGGGCAACGAGGGCGTCCAGAACGCCAGCGACGGGGGCGCGGAGGCCGCGGAGGCGGTGCTCGAGACGGTCCCGCCGGGACTGCTGTTCTTCCTCGGGGGGCTGGCCGTCCTGCTCGCGGTGATCTGCTACTGGTACTGGTACCGGCCGGCGTACCGCTGA
- a CDS encoding DUF3311 domain-containing protein, producing the protein MRRNELGLWAAVGVVLAGLAIPWFLWGSATVVAGLPVWLWWHIGWMGIVSVVFWVFTQRAWGIGIERDGNGDASSSPDGAEPTRGTRPEGDSP; encoded by the coding sequence ATGCGCCGGAACGAACTGGGGCTGTGGGCCGCGGTCGGAGTCGTCCTCGCCGGACTCGCGATCCCGTGGTTCCTGTGGGGGTCGGCAACCGTCGTCGCCGGACTACCGGTCTGGCTCTGGTGGCACATTGGCTGGATGGGGATCGTGTCGGTCGTGTTCTGGGTCTTCACGCAGCGCGCCTGGGGAATCGGCATCGAACGCGACGGAAACGGTGACGCATCCTCGAGTCCGGACGGCGCCGAGCCGACTCGAGGGACGCGACCGGAGGGTGATTCGCCGTGA
- a CDS encoding PQQ-binding-like beta-propeller repeat protein, which produces MFSSSHSDTPLPDVPTGAWTQYGADEANTFATDVSAPSRGNLAWTSEAYTSWQPVVSDGTVYMTNFDPSNDGSAIALDAQDGTEQWRTTLNASGQHGTVVVDDRFIVAYDTELVALDPQTGEQIWTKTTNGVGSSELLVADESTGTVLVASGGGIEAFRAANGEKLWETDTVRQLARSPAVYDGRVFAVGKVDGAPSLVAVSLEDGTERWQSELTSAPESAAPVAVQDGVIVSDDRTLVVHDRETGDRRRELYSFGEPEDVTPQSVAADDGTVFVIGSPGAVAVDSETGTERWRRDARVPHSAEICVGTETVVFPIDEPEFAPEKKTISAFDRESGEMRWHYAFDPGFHHSVTSPPVLVDGAVFFTATNIDGLGALGDVPAQDS; this is translated from the coding sequence ATGTTTTCGTCGTCACACTCGGATACGCCTCTGCCTGACGTTCCCACAGGAGCGTGGACACAGTACGGAGCAGACGAAGCGAACACGTTCGCAACGGACGTATCCGCTCCATCACGGGGGAACCTGGCGTGGACGTCGGAGGCCTACACATCCTGGCAGCCTGTGGTTTCCGACGGAACAGTGTACATGACGAATTTCGACCCCAGCAACGACGGGAGTGCGATCGCGCTCGACGCACAGGACGGCACTGAACAGTGGCGAACCACCCTCAACGCCAGCGGACAACACGGGACTGTCGTCGTCGACGATCGATTTATCGTGGCCTACGACACGGAACTCGTTGCGCTCGATCCCCAAACTGGCGAGCAGATCTGGACGAAAACGACGAACGGAGTCGGCTCTTCGGAACTGCTCGTCGCAGACGAAAGCACCGGGACCGTACTGGTTGCTTCCGGCGGCGGCATTGAAGCGTTCAGGGCAGCGAACGGGGAGAAACTGTGGGAAACCGACACGGTACGCCAACTTGCCCGTTCGCCTGCAGTGTACGACGGGCGCGTGTTCGCCGTAGGGAAGGTGGATGGAGCGCCGTCTCTCGTTGCCGTCTCGCTGGAGGACGGTACAGAGCGCTGGCAGAGCGAACTCACGTCCGCACCCGAGTCCGCCGCGCCCGTCGCGGTCCAGGACGGAGTGATCGTCTCCGACGACCGTACGCTCGTCGTCCACGACAGGGAAACCGGTGATCGGCGCCGCGAACTCTACTCGTTCGGCGAGCCCGAAGATGTAACTCCCCAGTCGGTTGCCGCCGACGACGGTACCGTGTTCGTTATCGGCTCGCCCGGCGCCGTCGCAGTCGACAGCGAAACCGGAACGGAACGATGGCGCCGCGACGCTCGAGTGCCCCACTCAGCGGAGATCTGTGTTGGAACCGAAACGGTCGTGTTTCCGATTGACGAGCCTGAATTCGCACCCGAAAAGAAGACGATCAGCGCGTTCGATCGCGAATCGGGAGAGATGCGCTGGCACTACGCGTTCGATCCGGGCTTTCATCACAGCGTGACATCACCACCGGTACTGGTCGACGGAGCCGTGTTCTTTACAGCTACCAATATCGACGGTCTCGGGGCTCTCGGTGACGTACCCGCACAGGATAGCTAG